The Montipora capricornis isolate CH-2021 chromosome 6, ASM3666992v2, whole genome shotgun sequence genome has a window encoding:
- the LOC138054193 gene encoding uncharacterized protein yields MVARRVAPSLSPVVAKLCMEAMEEVAIDKSKVQAKKVWKRYVDDSYCIIKRDAVNSFHTTFNPIDPHISFPIEEESDRQIAFLDTLVSRKDNTITIDVYRKATHTERYLDFSSHHDKRHMISTAETLLHRAIKLLNTPQGKNIEINQRH; encoded by the coding sequence ATGGTTGCGCGAAGGGTAGCCCCGTCACTGAGCCCTGTGGTGGCGAAGTTGTGCATGGAAGCGATGGAAGAAGTGGCCATTGACAAGTCTAAAGTACAAGCTAAAAAAGTATGGAAACGCTACGTGGATGACAGCTATTGTATCATCAAAAGAGATGCTGTTAACTCTTTTCATACTACATTTAATCCCATCGATCCACACATCTCATTTCCTATTGAGGAGGAATCTGACCGACAGATCGCCTTCCTGGATACTTTGGTTTCTCGCAAGGATAACACGATCACTATTGATGTTTACCGCAAAGCAACTCACACGGAGagatatttagacttttcttcTCACCATGACAAACGCCACATGATCAGCACAGCTGAGACCCTCCTACACCGCGCAATTAAACTCCTAAATACACCACAAGGGAAAAATATCGAGATCAACCAACGTCATTGA